The DNA window GCCTTTGGCACCTGTATACTCATTCAGCAATGAAGAAATGTTTTGCGAAAAGAAATCTTGCTGCAAAAAATTCAAGAAAGGGAAAAGGTGTAAAAAATGTCCGGGAAGAAAGAAAATGGCTTAGGCTAACTCAAAGTCTTTATTAAAAAATAAAGGGCAATTGCCAGTACTATAACTCCCCAAAACAGCATTACGATTTTGGGCTGTCCTGATCGGTTTATTGATGTTCTGGGCTGTGGCTTGAATAAATCTTCCACATCGCTTTTGAATTTCTCAGCGTCATTTTCAAAAACTTCTGTAATGGTAATTCCCTGAACGACAGTTTTATGTAACAAAGAATTGGTTGCATGAAGCAAAAGCTGAAATTTCCCGTCTTTAAATTCGGTAATCTTAAATATTCTTTCGCCAAAAGGCTTTTCCAGTCCGAAAGGCAATACTTTCACCACATCAGCATTGCTCGTCTGCCAGTTGATGATAATCTCCTCTCCTTTCTTCGCATGAATTTTATTCGCGGTAAAAGTCTTAATTGCCGGCGGAATATTATACCTGAAACTTCTCTGATGGCTTTCCAAATTCTGATCATAAGAATGTCTTTTTGCAGGATCACTCAACATTTCATAAGCCTCCTGAATCTCACGGAAACGGTCGGCAAAAAAATCATCGTTATCGTTTTTATCAGGATGGTATTTCAAAGACAGCTTCCGATAAGCTTTTTTGATGTCTTCTTCCGAAGCATTCTGCGATATACCGAGAAAATAATAGTAGTCTTTCATTGAGCAATACAAAAATAAGGATTTATTTTTCTTTTTACTTTGTATTGACTTTAAATAATGAGCAGCGATTGCTATATTGTCCTATCAGTCTTGTCATTGCGAACGAAGTGAAGCAATCTCAATTCCATAATCTGATGTAATTGTTGGAAAACGCTAAGACGCAACATTATTAATCAGCGTTTTGTTTTAAGTCGCAAAGATTTTATCGCTGATAAAATTCCGCTCTATTAATGAACATTTGTATACCACTTCTACCATTCTAAGCAAAGCGAAGAATCTAACCTTCTTATTGAAGGCATTCTCTCGCTGATTAGACAGATTGAGCAAATCAAATGATCTGTGCTATTTGTGAAATATATAAGAAAATAAATCTATAAACGAAGCAAATACTTCAACTCTGTGTCATTCCGAGCAAAGCAAGGAATCTAAACCATATGTTGAAGATATTCTGT is part of the Chryseobacterium lactis genome and encodes:
- a CDS encoding J domain-containing protein — its product is MKDYYYFLGISQNASEEDIKKAYRKLSLKYHPDKNDNDDFFADRFREIQEAYEMLSDPAKRHSYDQNLESHQRSFRYNIPPAIKTFTANKIHAKKGEEIIINWQTSNADVVKVLPFGLEKPFGERIFKITEFKDGKFQLLLHATNSLLHKTVVQGITITEVFENDAEKFKSDVEDLFKPQPRTSINRSGQPKIVMLFWGVIVLAIALYFLIKTLS